One genomic window of Anguilla anguilla isolate fAngAng1 chromosome 13, fAngAng1.pri, whole genome shotgun sequence includes the following:
- the prickle2b gene encoding prickle-like protein 2b isoform X1 → MFTRGSKKRHSSISLNALDDPERGQPCTVCGEQCPGFVLHKWRKICLHCKCPREEHVVAVMPLEMEKTVTKLMYDFQRNSTSDDDSGCALEEYAWVPPGLKPEQVHQYYSSLPEDKVPYVNSPGEKHRIKQLLHQLPPHDNEVRYCNSLDDEEKRELKLFSNQRKRENLGRGNVRPFPVTMTGAICEQCGGQINGGDIAVFASRAGHGVCWHPHCFVCSMCDELLVDLIYFYQDGKIYCGRHHAERLKPRCSACDEIIFADECTEAEGRHWHMKHFCCFECETVLGGQRYIMKEGRPYCCGCFESLYAEYCDSCGEHIGIDQGQMTYDGQHWHATESCFCCARCKKSLLGRPFLPKQGQIFCSRSCSVGEDPNGSDSSDSAFQSARSRESRRSAKIGKNGGKAEACQSAPLLAAPGRFSADVDPLSLQMDLLSLSSQAPSLTREPQAWKSQGELYGYEGRAEAAPSPLQLLSQCNVRTAYSPTQGPANPPDPRAKEPGGGKRPPMAALKGHSLNENWFHQGQDDYFPPKLQTQGSFNEVAHNGFADKRSVSLHVFQRDSRDVAPQRGRSRNPISALSFTEQLTPLEQTPRGSMESLALSNATGTSADGGTKRQEHLSRFSMPDLSKDSGMNVSEKSNMGTLNSSVQFRSTESLRSLNSVQPYGDLERAVPLKYPLQYRESPAMAHRQQGFAYQEEDRLSLAGGGGNARLAPMSERTRRRAGGLEEPRRRHHHHRSRRSRRSRSENALHLAAERRPHAQDRPHLHAREDYDQFPPPRGARDPFGGGRFRQDPYRPCPRTTSDLTLQNPMSHRPGPYAWDDYEDERCSTCSSSSESDDEGYFLGEPIPRPVQLRYLTSEELLHKYSSAGLGGQLHTRKRRKSKNCIIS, encoded by the exons GAAGATCTGTCTGCACTGTAAGTGTCCACGCGAGGAGCATGTGGTGGCCGTGATGCCTCTGGAGATGGAGAAGACGGTCACTAAGCTGATGTACGACTTCCAGAGGAACTCCACCTCCGACGACGACTCGGGGTGCGCTCTGGAGGAGTACGCATGGGTCCCGCCTGGGCTCAAACCAGAACAG GTTCACCAGTACTATAGCTCTCTCCCGGAGGACAAAGTGCCGTATGTGAACAGCCCTGGAGAAAAGCACCGGATTAAGCAGCTGCTTCATCAGTTGCCCCCGCACGACAACGAG GTCCGGTACTGCAACTCTCTCGATGACGAAGAGAAGAGGGAGCTGAAGCTTTTCAGCAACcagcgaaagagagagaatctGGGTCGGGGGAACGTGAGACCGTTTCCTGTGACAATGACCGGAGCGATCTGTGAGCAG TGTGGTGGTCAGATAAACGGGGGAGACATCGCCGTGTTTGCGTCGCGGGCGGGTCACGGGGTCTGCTGGCACCCCCACTGCTTCGTGTGCAGCATGTGTGACGAGCTGCTGGTGGACCTCATCTACTTCTACCAGGACGGGAAGATCTACTGCGGCCGCCACCACGCCGAGCGCCTCAAACCTCGCTGCTCCGCCTGCGATGAG ATCATCTTCGCCGACGAGTGCACGGAGGCGGAGGGGCGGCACTGGCACATGAAGCACTTCTGCTGCTTCGAGTGCGAGACGGTGCTGGGGGGCCAGCGCTACATCATGAAGGAGGGCCGGCCCTACTGCTGCGGCTGCTTCGAGTCCCTGTACGCCGAGTACTGCGACTCGTGCGGGGAGCACATCG GTATAGACCAGGGTCAGATGACCTATGACGGGCAGCACTGGCATGCTACAGAGTCCTGCTTCTGCTGCGCTCGCTGCAAGAAGTCTCTGCTGGGACGTCCCTTCCTGCCCAAGCAGGGTCAGATCTTCTGCTCGCGCTCCTGCAGCGTGGGCGAGGACCCCAACGGCTCCGACTCCTCCGACTCGGCCTTCCAGAGCGCCCGCTCCCGCGAGTCCCGCCGCAGCGCCAAGATCGGCAAGAACGGCGGCAAGGCCGAGGCGTGCCAGTCGGCGCCGCTGCTGGCCGCGCCGGGCCGCTTCTCGGCCGACGTCGACCCGCTGTCCCTCCAGATGGACCTGCTGAGCCTGTCCAGCCAGGCCCCGAGCCTGACCCGCGAGCCCCAGGCCTGGAAGAGCCAGGGCGAGCTGTACGGGTACGAGGGCCGGGCCGAGGCCGCGCCCAGCCCCCTGCAGCTCCTCAGCCAGTGCAACGTGAGGACGGCCTACAGCCCCACGCAGGGCCCCGCCAACCCACCGGACCCCAGGGCCAAAGAGCCCGGCGGCGGGAAGAGGCCTCCCATGGCCGCCCTGAAGGGACACTCCTTAAACGAGAACTGGTTCCACCAGGGCCAGGACGACTACTTCCCCCCCAAGCTGCAGACGCAGGGGAGCTTCAACGAGGTGGCCCACAACGGCTTCGCCGACAAGCGCTCGGTCAGCCTGCACGTGTTCCAGAGGGACAGCCGGGACGTGGCCCCCCAGCGGGGCCGCTCCAGGAACCCCATCAGCGCACTTAGCTTCACCGAGCAGCTCACCCCCCTGGAGCAGACGCCCCGCGGCTCCATGGAGTCTCTGGCCCTGTCCAACGCAACAG GAACGTCGGCGGACGGTGGCACGAAACGGCAGGAGCACTTGTCCCGGTTTTCCATGCCGGATTTGAGCAAGGACTCCGGAATGAACGTTTCGGAGAAGAGCAACATGGGGACCCTGAACTCCTCGGTCCAGTTCCGCAGCACAGAGTCCCTGCGGAGCCTGAACTCGGTGCAGCCGTACGGGGACCTGGAGCGGGCGGTGCCTCTCAAGTACCCGCTGCAGTACCGCGAGTCCCCCGCCATGGCGCACCGGCAGCAGGGCTTCGCCTACCAGGAGGAGGACCGCCTGAGCCTGGCGGGCGGCGGCGGTAACGCCCGGCTGGCCCCCATGAGCGAGAGGACTCGCCGACGGGCCGGGGGCCTGGAGGAGCCCCGCCGGaggcaccaccaccaccgctcCCGCCGGTCCCGCCGCTCCCGCTCGGAGAACGCGCTGCACCTGGCCGCCGAGCGCCGCCCCCACGCGCAGGACCGCCCCCACCTGCACGCCCGCGAGGACTACGACCAGTTCCCCCCGCCCCGGGGCGCCAGGGACCCGTTCGGGGGCGGCAGGTTCAGGCAGGACCCCTACCGCCCGTGCCCGCGGACCACCTCCGACCTCACCCTCCAAAACCCCATGAGCCACCGCCCGGGCCCGTACGCCTGGGACGACTACGAGGACGAGCGctgctccacctgctcctcctcctccgagtCGGACGACGAGGGCTACTTCCTGGGGGAGCCCATCCCCCGGCCCGTGCAGCTGCGCTACCTGACCAGCGAGGAGCTCCTGCACAAGTACAGCTCCGCGGGGCTCGGGGGCCAGCTGCACACCCGCAAGCGCAGGAAAAGCAAGAACTGCATCATCTCTTAG
- the prickle2b gene encoding prickle-like protein 2b isoform X2 translates to MPLEMEKTVTKLMYDFQRNSTSDDDSGCALEEYAWVPPGLKPEQVHQYYSSLPEDKVPYVNSPGEKHRIKQLLHQLPPHDNEVRYCNSLDDEEKRELKLFSNQRKRENLGRGNVRPFPVTMTGAICEQCGGQINGGDIAVFASRAGHGVCWHPHCFVCSMCDELLVDLIYFYQDGKIYCGRHHAERLKPRCSACDEIIFADECTEAEGRHWHMKHFCCFECETVLGGQRYIMKEGRPYCCGCFESLYAEYCDSCGEHIGIDQGQMTYDGQHWHATESCFCCARCKKSLLGRPFLPKQGQIFCSRSCSVGEDPNGSDSSDSAFQSARSRESRRSAKIGKNGGKAEACQSAPLLAAPGRFSADVDPLSLQMDLLSLSSQAPSLTREPQAWKSQGELYGYEGRAEAAPSPLQLLSQCNVRTAYSPTQGPANPPDPRAKEPGGGKRPPMAALKGHSLNENWFHQGQDDYFPPKLQTQGSFNEVAHNGFADKRSVSLHVFQRDSRDVAPQRGRSRNPISALSFTEQLTPLEQTPRGSMESLALSNATGTSADGGTKRQEHLSRFSMPDLSKDSGMNVSEKSNMGTLNSSVQFRSTESLRSLNSVQPYGDLERAVPLKYPLQYRESPAMAHRQQGFAYQEEDRLSLAGGGGNARLAPMSERTRRRAGGLEEPRRRHHHHRSRRSRRSRSENALHLAAERRPHAQDRPHLHAREDYDQFPPPRGARDPFGGGRFRQDPYRPCPRTTSDLTLQNPMSHRPGPYAWDDYEDERCSTCSSSSESDDEGYFLGEPIPRPVQLRYLTSEELLHKYSSAGLGGQLHTRKRRKSKNCIIS, encoded by the exons ATGCCTCTGGAGATGGAGAAGACGGTCACTAAGCTGATGTACGACTTCCAGAGGAACTCCACCTCCGACGACGACTCGGGGTGCGCTCTGGAGGAGTACGCATGGGTCCCGCCTGGGCTCAAACCAGAACAG GTTCACCAGTACTATAGCTCTCTCCCGGAGGACAAAGTGCCGTATGTGAACAGCCCTGGAGAAAAGCACCGGATTAAGCAGCTGCTTCATCAGTTGCCCCCGCACGACAACGAG GTCCGGTACTGCAACTCTCTCGATGACGAAGAGAAGAGGGAGCTGAAGCTTTTCAGCAACcagcgaaagagagagaatctGGGTCGGGGGAACGTGAGACCGTTTCCTGTGACAATGACCGGAGCGATCTGTGAGCAG TGTGGTGGTCAGATAAACGGGGGAGACATCGCCGTGTTTGCGTCGCGGGCGGGTCACGGGGTCTGCTGGCACCCCCACTGCTTCGTGTGCAGCATGTGTGACGAGCTGCTGGTGGACCTCATCTACTTCTACCAGGACGGGAAGATCTACTGCGGCCGCCACCACGCCGAGCGCCTCAAACCTCGCTGCTCCGCCTGCGATGAG ATCATCTTCGCCGACGAGTGCACGGAGGCGGAGGGGCGGCACTGGCACATGAAGCACTTCTGCTGCTTCGAGTGCGAGACGGTGCTGGGGGGCCAGCGCTACATCATGAAGGAGGGCCGGCCCTACTGCTGCGGCTGCTTCGAGTCCCTGTACGCCGAGTACTGCGACTCGTGCGGGGAGCACATCG GTATAGACCAGGGTCAGATGACCTATGACGGGCAGCACTGGCATGCTACAGAGTCCTGCTTCTGCTGCGCTCGCTGCAAGAAGTCTCTGCTGGGACGTCCCTTCCTGCCCAAGCAGGGTCAGATCTTCTGCTCGCGCTCCTGCAGCGTGGGCGAGGACCCCAACGGCTCCGACTCCTCCGACTCGGCCTTCCAGAGCGCCCGCTCCCGCGAGTCCCGCCGCAGCGCCAAGATCGGCAAGAACGGCGGCAAGGCCGAGGCGTGCCAGTCGGCGCCGCTGCTGGCCGCGCCGGGCCGCTTCTCGGCCGACGTCGACCCGCTGTCCCTCCAGATGGACCTGCTGAGCCTGTCCAGCCAGGCCCCGAGCCTGACCCGCGAGCCCCAGGCCTGGAAGAGCCAGGGCGAGCTGTACGGGTACGAGGGCCGGGCCGAGGCCGCGCCCAGCCCCCTGCAGCTCCTCAGCCAGTGCAACGTGAGGACGGCCTACAGCCCCACGCAGGGCCCCGCCAACCCACCGGACCCCAGGGCCAAAGAGCCCGGCGGCGGGAAGAGGCCTCCCATGGCCGCCCTGAAGGGACACTCCTTAAACGAGAACTGGTTCCACCAGGGCCAGGACGACTACTTCCCCCCCAAGCTGCAGACGCAGGGGAGCTTCAACGAGGTGGCCCACAACGGCTTCGCCGACAAGCGCTCGGTCAGCCTGCACGTGTTCCAGAGGGACAGCCGGGACGTGGCCCCCCAGCGGGGCCGCTCCAGGAACCCCATCAGCGCACTTAGCTTCACCGAGCAGCTCACCCCCCTGGAGCAGACGCCCCGCGGCTCCATGGAGTCTCTGGCCCTGTCCAACGCAACAG GAACGTCGGCGGACGGTGGCACGAAACGGCAGGAGCACTTGTCCCGGTTTTCCATGCCGGATTTGAGCAAGGACTCCGGAATGAACGTTTCGGAGAAGAGCAACATGGGGACCCTGAACTCCTCGGTCCAGTTCCGCAGCACAGAGTCCCTGCGGAGCCTGAACTCGGTGCAGCCGTACGGGGACCTGGAGCGGGCGGTGCCTCTCAAGTACCCGCTGCAGTACCGCGAGTCCCCCGCCATGGCGCACCGGCAGCAGGGCTTCGCCTACCAGGAGGAGGACCGCCTGAGCCTGGCGGGCGGCGGCGGTAACGCCCGGCTGGCCCCCATGAGCGAGAGGACTCGCCGACGGGCCGGGGGCCTGGAGGAGCCCCGCCGGaggcaccaccaccaccgctcCCGCCGGTCCCGCCGCTCCCGCTCGGAGAACGCGCTGCACCTGGCCGCCGAGCGCCGCCCCCACGCGCAGGACCGCCCCCACCTGCACGCCCGCGAGGACTACGACCAGTTCCCCCCGCCCCGGGGCGCCAGGGACCCGTTCGGGGGCGGCAGGTTCAGGCAGGACCCCTACCGCCCGTGCCCGCGGACCACCTCCGACCTCACCCTCCAAAACCCCATGAGCCACCGCCCGGGCCCGTACGCCTGGGACGACTACGAGGACGAGCGctgctccacctgctcctcctcctccgagtCGGACGACGAGGGCTACTTCCTGGGGGAGCCCATCCCCCGGCCCGTGCAGCTGCGCTACCTGACCAGCGAGGAGCTCCTGCACAAGTACAGCTCCGCGGGGCTCGGGGGCCAGCTGCACACCCGCAAGCGCAGGAAAAGCAAGAACTGCATCATCTCTTAG